The sequence AGCCCGCCGGGGATGCGCCGTGGCCGGAGGAGATCCCGGCGCGCTGGCGCGAGAGCGATGCCCCGTTCACGGAGCACGCGCGGGTGGCCATGGCCCCGGACGCGGCGGGTCTCGACCGCGCCGCGGGCCTCGTCCGGGGTGCGCGCCGGGGCCAATTCAATTGATACTTTGATTGTAACGAAAGAGTCAGAAGATGGGTATTAGACCATAGTACCGGATAGATGGAATTATGGCGTAGGCGTCGCTGTCGAAACTCCAGGGAGTGTTGGAATAGCCAGGGGTGTCAACGTGGGTGTAATGGTAGGTGTTGGTGTCGGGTTGAGCGGAGTCCAGCCGCTTTTATAAAAATATTCCTGCAGGAAGCCGAGGCGTTCCTGGTCCGTCATCAAACGCGGACGAGAGTAATCTTCGAGCATGGTCGTGATTAATTCAATGCTGATTAACTTTCCATCATAGATTACGTAACGATCAAGAAACTCGCGGCGTATCCCTTTTGGCATCCAATCCTGGTCACCCATCTGGTCGAAGAACAAATTCCCTTGTCCGTAATGAATAAAGATACCTTTATAGAATTCCATCGTCTGTGCATAATGCGCCTGGCTGCCCAAAACGAGGGAGGCGCCGGAATCAGCCAGGAAACGAAAGTCGGTGATCTGCTGGGGGTTCGGCCGATAATCATAGCTCTGATTCCAGTGCATGGTAGCAATGACCACATACCCCTCCGCCCTCAATTGACCGATTTCCTGCTTCAGGTAGGGATAATCA is a genomic window of bacterium containing:
- a CDS encoding CapA family protein; translation: DYPYLKQEIGQLRAEGYVVIATMHWNQSYDYRPNPQQITDFRFLADSGASLVLGSQAHYAQTMEFYKGIFIHYGQGNLFFDQMGDQDWMPKGIRREFLDRYVIYDGKLISIELITTMLEDYSRPRLMTDQERLGFLQEYFYKSGWTPLNPTPTPTITPTLTPLAIPTLPGVSTATPTP